The Salvia splendens isolate huo1 chromosome 20, SspV2, whole genome shotgun sequence nucleotide sequence GCTGACAAGCCGATCGGTCACCCGAAATCCGTCGGAATTAAGAAGGCGCTGGTGTTCTACTGCGGCAAGGCGCCGAGAGGCGAGAAGACCAATTGGATTATGCACGAGTATCGCCTCGCCGACGTCGACCGCTCCGCTCGGAAGAAGAACAATAGCCTCAGGGTTCGTAGCTCTCAATTGACTAAATTGTCGCTCAATTAGATTGAAGTTGAAACTAATTAAGCATTTGTAGCTCCGAATTAGCTAGAATTCGATTGAAATTTAAGCTAATTTTGTGATCTACAGCTGGATGATTGGGTGCTGTGCCGAATCTACAACAAAAAGGGGGCGATCGAGCGACGGCAGCAGCAGCAGGGGAGCGTAATAAGCCGGAATACGGCGGAGCCGGAGGAGGACGACGACAGGAAGCCGGCGATTCTGGAGGCGGCGCCGGTGGTGTACGACGACTTCATGTATCTCGACGCTTCCGACTCGATGCCGCGGCTGCACACGGACTCGAGCGGCTCAGAGCACGTGCTGTCGCCGGAGGTGGAGAGCGCGCCGAAGCTGGCAGAGTGGGAGAGGGAGTTCCCGTTCGGGTTCatgagcggcggcggcgggctGATCGGGTCGGCGTTTCAGGAGGGGAATTATCAGATGGAGACGATGCAGGAGGTGTTCGCGCCGTACATGAGCAAGCCGTTTTGAGCCGGCGTGGAGAGGGTTTGGGTCGCACGTGGCACAGGAGACTTGGGTCTATGAGTGTGCACGTGTGAGCCGTGAAAGGGTTTAATTAAGTCGGACAGTCATGTAATAGTGATTAGTgggtaattaaattttatttacagTGTAATTTGGGTTGGTATAAAATGATGGAAAGCATTATTATGGAAATGGAAGTGAGAAGTGTAAATTACAGAAGGAATTGAATTTTTTGTTAATCCAATTTGGGAAGCTATGAAACGACTCTTAAATTTAATCTAAGAAAttcaattaaagaaaaaaaaatataaatgtattATTATTCTTAATTGCATGTATAGCAGTATTAGTACTTAGTTAACATAATAGAAGAAATACTAGTATTTGTTTGTCAATTACCTGTTTTTTTTCTTCGTTGTAGCTAAATTCGGCGGGTATCTATTACTTTCGATATTGAAATATTTCTGTCACTTAAattttttcaacaaaaaaatttatgTCACTTACTTTTTTGGTTACACTAAATTCGCGGGTATCGATATATGACACTCCgactcaaaaataaatagtaacTTTTTAGGCTACAACTTCTCATTTCAAGAGAAAAGATTTAGTATTTTGGTATAACTTATAGTAGATGTCGTCTATATCAAATTCGATGTGCAAAAACATGGCTATTGATACAATTTTTCCTATTCGGTAGAAAAAGTTTAAAGGAGTATATGTCAAGCTgacatataaataaataattttttgtaataatttttatttttagtagaaAAAGTTTATCATCGTATATGACAATCCGATGCTGGAATATAGAACTTTTGGTAGAACTTTTTCTGTTCGGTAGAAAAAGTTAAGAAATTATGTCAATATGTATCGATATGCTCAATGTGACGcataaataaatacttttttggtataacttttatttttggtaGAAAAAGTTTATCGTCGTATATGACAATTCGATGCGGAAATATACAACTTTTGGTACAACTTTTTCTGTTCGGTAGAAAAAGTTAAGAAATTATGTCAATATGCATCGATATACTCAATGTGACGtataaataaatactttttGGTATAGCTTTTATTTTTAGAAGAAAAAATTTATCATCGTAAATAACGATACGAGCGAAAATATACAACATTTGGTACAACTTTTTCTATTAggtagaaaaagttaaaaaaattatttcaatgTGTATCGATATACTCAATGTGACGCAGAAATAAATACTTTTTGGTATAacttttttttggtagaaaaaGTTTATCGTTGTAAATGACGATCCGATCTGAAATATACAACTTTTTCTGTTCGGtagaaaaaattaagaaattgtgtcaATATGAATCGATATAGTCAATGTGACGcataaataaatactttttggtataacttttatttttaatagaaaAAGTTTATCGTCGTAAATGGCGATCTGAGCAAAAATATACAACTTTTTCTGTTCGTTAGAAAAAGTTAAGAAATTGTGTCAATATGTATCGATATACTCAATGTGACGCAGAAATAATTACTTTTTTgtaaatcttttatttttagtagaaAAAGTTAAGAAATTGTGTCAATATGTATAGATATACTCAATGTGACACATAAATAATTACTTTTTTgtataacttttatttttagtagaaAAAATTTATCAATCGTATATGACAATCTGATGCGGATACTACTTTTGTACAACTTTTTTTGTTCggtaaaaagttaaaaaattatttcaatGTGTATCGATATACTCAATGTGACgcagaaataaatatatttttagtagAAAAAGTTTATCATCGTGTATGACAATTCGATGCGAAAATATACAACTTTTGGTACTCATAAAACTTTTTCTGTTCAGTAGAAAAGGTTTAGAGATTGTGTCTGTACCTATTGATGTGTATGTCAATCTAAcgcataaataattaaatttttgtatAACTTTTATGTTTAGTTAAAAGTTTATCACGTATATATCACCCCAATGCGAAAATATACAACTTTTGGTACTAACTTTTTCCATTCGGTTGAAAAAGTTTAGAGACTATGTCCATCAATATTGATGTTATATCAATCTGgggcataaataaataaattttggttTAACATTTATGTTTAGTAGAAAAAATTATATTGAATATGTCAATATGATACAGAAATAATTTTTGGTACAACTCTTTCTTTTCGGAAAAAATTAGAGATTATGTCAATAGGTATAGATTAATATGTCAGATGCAgagataaatatttttttacataattaaatcctatgCACAAATAAATAGTTTTGGTAGAATTTTTCTTTTCCGTaaaatagttttaaaaaattgagttTTCAGTCCTCAAAATTGTCTGCCTTTTCAATTCTCTCTTGTCTATCTTTGAATACGGAGTATATTATCTCATAAGTCACTGGATCACGAgcttaaattattttatctgtattaattagagcatccgcatcgccgtctcgatgcgggctcggtcccgtctcggcgagacgagacGGCTTCGAGACGGCGATGAGGGTGCTCCATCTCGTCCCGTGTCCCTCCGCcaagaggaggttggcgagctCCCGTGCggccgtgacgcccactcgccggcccgcgagtgagcGTTGTTTATATCCgttgaaaatgtttttttaattccgaaaaaattcataaaaatgcggatttcaataaattgtaatattaggatttcaattatgtatttttcgtattttcggatgttgtaattttcgtggcttttaatgattttttgaattattagtattaatttaatatttcaatcatattaattgaatttgttggaaataaaaataaaaaatgaaattgaatgaatagttaagggatgagatgattaagagatggatggttgcaggtgttgtctcttagttaagagatgaggtaaaaagtgcagtgggacccatgaatagttaatggatgaGACGGTACAGATACGCTATTGAGACATGGATGTCGATGACCTTATTCAACcttaattaattagtactagAATTTAAGATTTTAATCTAGAGAAACAAATTGAGTTTTCATTTCTCCAAAATTGACTATTTTTTCAAACTCCTCTCTTATTTATctatgataaataaatattgtactccttccgtcccagctaaaatgacacatttcttagttggcatgagattttaggagctattggttaatgtgtttaataagagaaaaaaaagtagatgtaaatattaaaatagtgagagaaaaaaaaaagatgaatattttagtaagagtgagaaaaaatggttgagtgtattaattggagagataaggtttccaaaaaagaaaatgtgtcatcttattttagacaaactaaaaatgaaaacgtttcattttaagtgggacggaggaagttaACTATTCCATAGCATATTGGGTCATGAATTATAATCCCCCTGTCATACAAAAGTATGCAATTTTGGCTGAATAtaagttttaatgtacaattagtaaagtaagaaaaagtttaaaaaagaaagtaattaaagtattactTAGTGAATAATAAGTCATAATAATTCTTTAAAAAGAgaagagtttctaaaattagaagtgTATCATACTTTTGTAGGACACTCTAAAAAATAAAGAGTGCATACTCTTATGAGACAGGGAGCATCAAGTATACTTATTATTTTTCctggattaattaattattattcaattttaattaattaatgtctaatTTAGTTTGGTTTATATATTTTTCACAATAAATTATGGGTTGAATTATACTTTATGCATTTTTTGGAAATATAAATGCAATTAGGTGACTTGAATCCCTAAATCTTTTTTGAGATTTGGATGCACGTGGGGTGACTCACTCAAACTCTAGTACTATTATTGATTTGAATGCATATTTAGTAACTCAAATTCTGACTTTTTATTGAGGGAGAaagattttattaatgtgagACTTCAACGCTGACAACGCACATTGAGACATTGAGTTAATCAAATCCTTAAAAATTAGTATAGAAATTTGAAACACACTTTGAGTTACCTACTTTGTAGAATACAAATTTCACCAATATTTGTTTCTTATCGTCTTCATTTGATTGTGTTTCTTAATTTTctagtattaaattaatttatttattctccatgCTTAATTAGAATTCGAAGTTCTCATTATTCTTCTTTCGTCGCTTTTTCTCCACcactataattaatttttggtGCTAGACCAAATaaattacaattttttaaaattattaaatgatttcttctttattttgttttgtttcttttcttgATTTAGTTCTTTTCATGTAGTTGAACCAAACGGTCATATCGAACACGGAATCtaatgtaaataattataaacaatataaaaatacaacAATTGCTCTGATAATAATGCACTTTATTTAATGAATGTAACATATTTTTGCTTTTTTGGCACAATAGTCATCTTGATTATCCTGTCACCATTTATTAAAGGTGCATGCATACACATAGTTATAGCAAAATGTGGTCCATAAATACGGGTCGTAGTTAGCTAGCTGGACTATTTGGCCCTAACCAACGTGTCAATCGGGTACGAATTTGGTTCATGTGGTCCTTCCCATTTTGCACCTTCTTCCACGCATTTTTTCGATGTTTTTTTAGAATAATCGAATATTCATAATGTCGCCACCTCCCTCTTCCTACTCTTTTCGTGTAGATGCAACGACAAATCCAAGTGGGATTAGGGATTGACCCTATATCATCGGCCCATAGAAAATtccattaaatttgattttaagaATTATAGTCGCAGACTTTATATTGTTGCAGCTTCACAGCAACATTTCAAAAGGTGTTGAGGTTTCTTTCGTTCTTGCACCGCATTTATCTTCTAACGTTAGTGATGATTTTTTTCACTCTGTTAAGCTACTTGAGTTTTATTTTCTAGATCTGCGATTGCGATTAGTGTATATGTAACGTATTATGtgtttgataaataaattggtCGTGATTGTATTAAAATTGGTTTGTGTTCTTATAATGTGATGATTTGAAATATAGTTATGTAATCTGAATATTTGCATTCAGCAATAAATAGAATTGGGCAAGTAGCCCCATTTTTCATCTAGTTATGTATCCCCCATTCTGTCACACTCATATGTATACTTAAttgttaaattttttgtttatactGAGTATGTCATTTTAATTGCTAAGTGGaatagaaaatattaaaatacttaaattaaattttacataatttaaaatgtaaagtttaatttttattgattttttaaaatagtatATAATGTAAAgtataaaatgtaaaaataaattttattatataatttgatacaaatatcataatttaataatattgtaAATTGGTTGAAAAAGGAGATGAAATCAAGAAAAAGACTTACGAACTGAAACTAATGCGATAGAAGATCAAGATAGTATAACTTCCAAGCACCAAATACCAATAATTTGGTTATAAAATGACCCAAATTTAAAAGATTTAGTGCCCATGATGTCCTTATCAGCAATTTTAATACAGTCTTAATCTTTTGGGTGATGCTAAACAGCCataatatgaataataaaatattgtacAATTAATGCTAAATCAATGAACTTAGTGCATCTAAAAAgtatcaatattttaaaaattaatatacccTTAAATATACAATACTCCATCTTAatattgtttttgtattttcatataaaaatgCATTTGTATCTAACCAACAATCTGATAATTCGGACTTCAACTCAATTCTCCATTTTCGACTTAGACCAGAAAATTAATAGATCGCATGAGGGAAAAAAATAGTTTTTCcgttatttgaaaaaaattgaaccTTACACTTTAGTTACGTTACGTAATTTAACTATTTTGTCAGTTTTAACAATACTAATTGTAGTCGAACATATACTATATCTTATTAATTCAAAATGAGGCACTGAAAATTATTTAGGTTATTAATAtgtataattaattttgaagtCATAATATAATCCTGCTCCTAATActtaaattatattattaacgATTTTTTATGTTTAACTTCACTTATTAATTTAaactaataaatttataaaataactaTCCCTGTTATTTAAATAACTTGTCAATACATGTAAAAATATAACaatatattgatataaaaatagttcaattttaattatactactccctccgcccaCTAATAATCTttccattttgtcatttttatccgtacaccaataaatgtctcattttattttttactatgtTTTGGTAAttaacctcatattccactaactttagtattttattattaaactaatatGCATTCACATTCCATTATctttttctattacatttctttaaatttgtggCACGTCAAATTGAGTCTATATATTATtcatggacggatggagtactgtTTAAATATCGATTCtaatgaaataatttaattttaactaaaacacatctttataattaaaaattgaagtagtaataattaataatttgctAAAATATGGTATTGTTCACAACATGCTTATTAATAAGGAAATGTAAtgctacaaattaaaaaatgaatttctttGATGactatttctttttaaaatgatagagaattaaaatttgatttctaAGTAACTTGTAAAATTAATGAGTTGGTGGTGATTTTAAAGAATTAAAATGAAAGAATAATTTTACGATGGACTAAAAGCGATGGTGTTCATATATGATACCCACATATGATACTACTAGCAATCTAGCATAGTAATGTTATCTCTCATTCTCACAAAAAATAATTGCattctaattatttttatcgATTGATCTTTCGTTGTATAAATTTGGAATTATAAAGTTTAAttaatgttttgaaaaaatgaatgTTTCAATTAATCTTATATTGAATTAATAAactcttttaattaatttaaacaaCTAAATATTACAGTGAAACATTAAAAACATATTATCACGAAACAATGTACTCCCTGTCACTATATCATATCCATAcacatataatttaaaaaacatCTGAAATGGATAAAAACTTAATGCTAAACTTAAAATAGATTTTTTAAATAAGGCGACGAATTCACCGAAATAGCATCAAATATATAAAGTACATTGTACCCTCTAATATTTTGACATATATTTTTGCTTAATACAAAACTACTTATGCCAAGAGAGATTAATAAGGGGAAAAGTGTGGTTCTCttgaagttttatttttgttttgttttagttaATATGGCAAGAGAGATTGAAAAAAATgcgtttatatttttttgactttttagtaatttgttttGTACTGtgttaattaaaaattgtacGATCTCCGTCCACTAAAAA carries:
- the LOC121782871 gene encoding NAC domain-containing protein 2-like — protein: MAAADLQLPPGFRFHPTDEELVMHYLIRRCASQPISVPIVAEIDLYKHDPWELPGLALYGEKEWYFFSPRDRKYPNGSRPNRAAGSGYWKATGADKPIGHPKSVGIKKALVFYCGKAPRGEKTNWIMHEYRLADVDRSARKKNNSLRLDDWVLCRIYNKKGAIERRQQQQGSVISRNTAEPEEDDDRKPAILEAAPVVYDDFMYLDASDSMPRLHTDSSGSEHVLSPEVESAPKLAEWEREFPFGFMSGGGGLIGSAFQEGNYQMETMQEVFAPYMSKPF